The genomic DNA CGGTGTCAGCTCGGGTCCCGGCATCGACGGCATCACCACGGTCGTTCCGTTCGGTCTGCTCTTCCCGGTCGAGCTGTATGTCGGGTGGGACATGGCGGAGTGGATGTCGGTCAGCGTGTGGGCCCACAACGCCTGGGTCGTCGCTTCCGACGCACGCCAAGCCGGTTCTCCAAACACGCTCTTCGGCGACGAGCTGAGCGCGGGCCTGGCGTTGGTTCTGGCCGCACGCGACTCGGGCGGCACCTACTCGTCGCGTCGCAACGGCTGGGTGGTCGGCGCTGGTTACCGCGAGCTGATGGGCACGCAGATGTTCGAGCTGCGCTTGGGCTGGGCTGGCATCCAGTCGGACTTTTCCGGCGGATACTGAGCCCCCCTTGCGGGTCTCGACACTTTGCGTCAAAGTGAACATCAACGCGGTGCGGCAAGCCCCGCCGAGGCCATTTTCCCTGTGTCTACGTGTTTTGGGGGGAGGAGTGATGAGCAATGTCCCTTCCCCAGAACCGATACAAGGCTGACCTCCGCGAGCTGAACTTCGTGATGTTCGAACAGTTTCGTCTCGGCGAGCTGCTCGGTCGCGAACCCTACCAAGACTGGGGTGAAGAAGAGGTTCGGCTGACGCTCTCGGAGGTCTACCGCTTCGTCACCGAGGTGACCGGGCCGCTGAACGCCGTGGGCGACCAGGAGGGTTGTCGCATCGAAGACGGCCAGGTGGTGACACCCACGGGTTTCAAGCAGGCCTGGCAGAAGACCTACGAGAGCGGCTTCAAGAGCCTGGCGGTCCCTCCCGAATTTGGCGGTCAAGGGGCGCCGCGAGTGCTGGCCGCGCTCACGACCGAGCTCACCAGCGGCTCGAACACCGCCTTCGAGATGTACCCAGGCCTGACCATCGGCGCGGCGGATCTCATCGAAGCGTTCGGGACGCCGGAGCAGCGTGAACGTTACTGCCAGAAGATGTTCAGCGGCGAGTGGGCCGGCACGATGTGTCTCACGGAGCCGCAGGCCGGCTCGGACGTCGGCGCGGCGGCCACCTTCGCCAAGAAGAACGCCGATGGCACCTACAGCCTCAACGGGTCGAAGATCTTCATCAGCGGTGGTGATCAAGATCTGACGGAGAACATCGTCCACATGGTGCTTGCGCGCACCGAGGGTGCGGCCAAAGGCACGAAGGGCCTCTCTCTGTTCATCGTTCCCAAACGTCGCGTCGAAGCCGATGGGGCTTCGGGTGATTCGAACGACGTCAAGTGCCTCTCGATCGAGCACAAGATGGGCATCAAGGGCTCATCGACCGCGCTCTTGCAGTTCGGTGATGATGGCCAGTGCATCGGGGAGCTCTGCGGCACGGTGGAGCAACAGGGCATCCGCCAGATGTTCAAGATGATGAACTATGCTCGCATCGGTGTCGGTCTGCAGGGCCTCGGCATCGCGTCGGCGGCGTATTTGTCCGCTCTGGACTACGCCAAAGAGCGCAAACAAGGCGCGAGCGCCAAGAACTGGAAGGACCCCGACGCACCGCGCGTGGCCATCATCGAGCACTCGAACGTGCGACGCATGTTGCTCTGGATGAAGGCCCACGTGGAGGGTGTGCGGGCGCTGATCGTGAAGGCGACCGCACACCTCGACCAGGCTGCGGTGTTGGCCGGCAAGGACGACGAAGCGGCGCTCTACCACCAGGGGCAGACCGAGCTGCTCACGCCGCTGGTCAAGGCCTA from Myxococcales bacterium includes the following:
- a CDS encoding acyl-CoA dehydrogenase → MSLPQNRYKADLRELNFVMFEQFRLGELLGREPYQDWGEEEVRLTLSEVYRFVTEVTGPLNAVGDQEGCRIEDGQVVTPTGFKQAWQKTYESGFKSLAVPPEFGGQGAPRVLAALTTELTSGSNTAFEMYPGLTIGAADLIEAFGTPEQRERYCQKMFSGEWAGTMCLTEPQAGSDVGAAATFAKKNADGTYSLNGSKIFISGGDQDLTENIVHMVLARTEGAAKGTKGLSLFIVPKRRVEADGASGDSNDVKCLSIEHKMGIKGSSTALLQFGDDGQCIGELCGTVEQQGIRQMFKMMNYARIGVGLQGLGIASAAYLSALDYAKERKQGASAKNWKDPDAPRVAIIEHSNVRRMLLWMKAHVEGVRALIVKATAHLDQAAVLAGKDDEAALYHQGQTELLTPLVKAYSSDIAFRVAEMAIQVMGGVGYTEDYPVEQHCRDAKIFSIYEGTNGIQALDLVARKLGQAGGQNTQRFLGDVSAFVEKNREHPVLGPSVAHLALAQEAVAGSVMQLLAWFQGGAAERVPLVANRFLAMMSELTIGWLLLDGAVVAVDAQKALAESDPDHAFYEGKKHAAIFFAHQILPGIIASAKMLASGDTSALDIPDAAFATV